A genomic region of Oncorhynchus mykiss isolate Arlee chromosome 16, USDA_OmykA_1.1, whole genome shotgun sequence contains the following coding sequences:
- the plcd3b gene encoding 1-phosphatidylinositol 4,5-bisphosphate phosphodiesterase delta-3-A isoform X2, which yields MLGNGKKPVKNGAGTSESKTIDPLKNLGVEEDEDVKVMLKGSSMVKVRSPRWQRRRTLKLLDDGVTVWCESDKFSSRSKAQQSFSVTDVECVREGLQSETLRQLTGSIPEGQCLTVVFKGARKSLDLRCHTDEEAQRWARGIRTLQERVENMTQKEKLDNWIRGYLKRADLNHDEKLSYEEVQGLLTMINIDLNEEYARNLFKKCDRSCDGRLDHGEIEVFCRELLRRPDLDAVFSRYSANGCVLSTVDLKDFLKDQGEDSSLIHAQSLILTYELNEWAQKNGYMTPNGFTMYMLSKENNVFDPDHARVYQDMTRSLAHYFISSSHNTYLTSDQVTGYSSTEAYIRALNQGCRCVELDCWDGDKGQPVIYHGHTLTSKVPFTEVIETIAEYAFKASPYPLILSLENHCSVEQQAVMARHLRSILGDKLLTKPLNEQQLQSLPSPEPGVSKLSPELSDLVVYTRSVPFKGFDQAAKKPPTEMSSFSESEALKHVKESGKHFVRHNSHQLSRIYPSGQRLQSSNYDPQDMWNGGCQIVALNFQTAGEEMDLNRGRFLPNGLCGYILKPSFLTRPDCNFNPENTGGGPGHDPTLLTIRVISAQQLPKPEWDKPSSIVDPQVWVETHGVPIDNNKKMSPRVDNNGFNPRWDCTFNFTLHVPELALVRFMVEDHDFTSRNDFLGQFTLPFTSLRTGYRHVHLLKVDGSSLSPTSLFIHVKVTPCHSSPSKASAKSPSSTKIVAISPAISPTTSQAKSPAISPTTSQAKSPAKKH from the exons GTGTAGAGGAAGATGAGGACGTGAAGGTGATGCTGAAAGGCTCCAGCATGGTGAAAGTACGCTCCCCACGTTGGCAGAGGAGACGTACGCTGAAGCTGCTGGACGATGGAGTCACCGTGTGGTGCGAGTCCGACAAGTTCTCCAGTCGCTCCAAGGCCCAGcagtcct tctcgGTCACGGACGTGGAGTGTGTACGCGAGGGCTTGCAGTCGGAGACCCTGCGACAGCTGACGGGCTCAATTCCCGAGGGCCAGTGTCTCACTGTGGTGTTCAAGGGGGCCAGGAAGAGTCTGGACCTGCGGTGCCACACTGACGAGGAGGCCCAGCGCTGGGCAAGGGGCATCAGGACCCTCCAGGAGAGGGTGGAGAACATGACCCAGAAGGAAAAACTGGACAA CTGGATCCGTGGCTATCTGAAACGGGCCGACCTGAACCATGACGAGAAGCTGAGCTACGAGGAGGTCCAGGGGCTGCTCACCATGATCAACATCGACCTAAATGAAGAGTATGCGCGCAACCTCTTTAAG AAGTGTGACCGGTCGTGTGACGGTCGTCTGGACCACGGGGAAATCGAGGTGTTCTGTAGGGAGCTGTTGCGGCGGCCAGACCTGGATGCTGTTTTTAGCCGCTACTCGGCTAACGGCTGTGTGCTCTCCACCGTGGACCTGAAGGACTTCCTGAAAGACCAGGGAGAGGACTCCTCGCTGATCCACGCTCAGAGTCTGATCCTCACCTACGAGCTCAATGAGTGGG CCCAGAAGAATGGGTACATGACGCCCAATGGTTTCACCATGTACATGCTGTCCAAGGAGAACAATGTGTTTGACCCGGACCACGCCAGGGTGTACCAGGACATGACCAGATCTCTGGCCCACTACTTCATCTCCTCCTCACACAACACCTACCTCACCAGTGACCAGGTTACTGGCTACAGCAGCACGGAGGCTTATATCAG GGCTCTGAACCAAGGCTGTCGCTGTGTGGAGTTAGACTGTTGGGATGGGGACAAAGGGCAGCCGGTCATCTACCACGGTCACACACTCACCTCCAAAGTGCCCTTCACAGAAGTCATCGAGACCATCGCCGAGTACGCCTTCAAA GCGTCTCCGTACCCTCTAATCCTGTCCCTTGAGAACCACTGCAGTGTGGAGCAGCAGGCGGTCATGGCCCGACACCTGCGCTCCATCCTTGGGGACAAGCTGCTCACCAAGCCCCTCAATGAACAGCAGCTCCAGAGCTTGCCCTCACCAGAG CCGGGTGTCTCAAAGCTGAGTCCAGAGCTGTCAGACCTGGTGGTGTACACACGCAGTGTTCCCTTTAAAGGCTTTGACCAGGCAGCAAAGAAACCCCCTACAGAGATGTCCTCCTTCTCCGAGAGCGAAGCCCTCAAACACGTCAAAGAATCAG GGAAGCATTTTGTCCGTCACAACAGCCATCAGTTGAGCAGAATATATCCCTCAGGACAACGCCTGCAGTCCTCCAACTACGACCCCCAGGATATGTGGAACGGCGGTTGCCAGATTG TGGCGCTGAACTTCCAGACGGCAGGGGAAGAGATGGACTTGAACCGGGGGCGCTTTTTACCCAACGGCCTTTGCGGATACATCCTCAAGCCCTCCTTTCTGACCCGCCCTGACTGCAACTTCAACCCCGAGAACACGGGGGGAGGACCCGGACACGACCCCACCCTCCTCACCATACGG GTGATTTCGGCCCAGCAGCTTCCCAAGCCAGAGTGGGATAAACCCAGCTCCATCGTGGACCCTCAGGTGTGGGTGGAGACCCATGGCGTTCCCATCGACAACAACAAGAAGATGTCCCCCCGCGTTGACAACAATg GGTTTAACCCTCGGTGGGACTGTACCTTCAACTTCACTCTGCATGTCCCTGAGCTGGCTCTGGTGCGCTTCATGGTGGAGGACCACGACTTCACCTCCAGAAACGACTTCCTGGGACAGTTCACCCTGCCCTTCACCAGCCTccgcacag GTTACCGTCATGTCCACCTGCTGAAGGTCGATGGTTCCAGCCTGTCACCCACTTCTCTGTTCATCCATGTTAAGGTCACCCCCTGCCACAGTAGCCCCTCCAAGGCCTCAGCCAAATCTCCGTCCTCAACCAAGATCGTAGCCATATCACCAGCCATATCTCCAACCACGTCCCAAGCCAAATCGCCAGCCATATCTCCAACCACGTCCCAAGCCAAATCGCCAGCCAAGAAGCATTAA
- the plcd3b gene encoding 1-phosphatidylinositol 4,5-bisphosphate phosphodiesterase delta-3-A isoform X1, whose product MLGNGKKPVKNGAGTSESKTIDPLKNLGVEEDEDVKVMLKGSSMVKVRSPRWQRRRTLKLLDDGVTVWCESDKFSSRSKAQQSFSVTDVECVREGLQSETLRQLTGSIPEGQCLTVVFKGARKSLDLRCHTDEEAQRWARGIRTLQERVENMTQKEKLDNWIRGYLKRADLNHDEKLSYEEVQGLLTMINIDLNEEYARNLFKKCDRSCDGRLDHGEIEVFCRELLRRPDLDAVFSRYSANGCVLSTVDLKDFLKDQGEDSSLIHAQSLILTYELNEWAQKNGYMTPNGFTMYMLSKENNVFDPDHARVYQDMTRSLAHYFISSSHNTYLTSDQVTGYSSTEAYIRALNQGCRCVELDCWDGDKGQPVIYHGHTLTSKVPFTEVIETIAEYAFKASPYPLILSLENHCSVEQQAVMARHLRSILGDKLLTKPLNEQQLQSLPSPEALKGKILVKGKKERVVELESSSSSSDLSSSEECECSHAESKKKEEKKPGVSKLSPELSDLVVYTRSVPFKGFDQAAKKPPTEMSSFSESEALKHVKESGKHFVRHNSHQLSRIYPSGQRLQSSNYDPQDMWNGGCQIVALNFQTAGEEMDLNRGRFLPNGLCGYILKPSFLTRPDCNFNPENTGGGPGHDPTLLTIRVISAQQLPKPEWDKPSSIVDPQVWVETHGVPIDNNKKMSPRVDNNGFNPRWDCTFNFTLHVPELALVRFMVEDHDFTSRNDFLGQFTLPFTSLRTGYRHVHLLKVDGSSLSPTSLFIHVKVTPCHSSPSKASAKSPSSTKIVAISPAISPTTSQAKSPAISPTTSQAKSPAKKH is encoded by the exons GTGTAGAGGAAGATGAGGACGTGAAGGTGATGCTGAAAGGCTCCAGCATGGTGAAAGTACGCTCCCCACGTTGGCAGAGGAGACGTACGCTGAAGCTGCTGGACGATGGAGTCACCGTGTGGTGCGAGTCCGACAAGTTCTCCAGTCGCTCCAAGGCCCAGcagtcct tctcgGTCACGGACGTGGAGTGTGTACGCGAGGGCTTGCAGTCGGAGACCCTGCGACAGCTGACGGGCTCAATTCCCGAGGGCCAGTGTCTCACTGTGGTGTTCAAGGGGGCCAGGAAGAGTCTGGACCTGCGGTGCCACACTGACGAGGAGGCCCAGCGCTGGGCAAGGGGCATCAGGACCCTCCAGGAGAGGGTGGAGAACATGACCCAGAAGGAAAAACTGGACAA CTGGATCCGTGGCTATCTGAAACGGGCCGACCTGAACCATGACGAGAAGCTGAGCTACGAGGAGGTCCAGGGGCTGCTCACCATGATCAACATCGACCTAAATGAAGAGTATGCGCGCAACCTCTTTAAG AAGTGTGACCGGTCGTGTGACGGTCGTCTGGACCACGGGGAAATCGAGGTGTTCTGTAGGGAGCTGTTGCGGCGGCCAGACCTGGATGCTGTTTTTAGCCGCTACTCGGCTAACGGCTGTGTGCTCTCCACCGTGGACCTGAAGGACTTCCTGAAAGACCAGGGAGAGGACTCCTCGCTGATCCACGCTCAGAGTCTGATCCTCACCTACGAGCTCAATGAGTGGG CCCAGAAGAATGGGTACATGACGCCCAATGGTTTCACCATGTACATGCTGTCCAAGGAGAACAATGTGTTTGACCCGGACCACGCCAGGGTGTACCAGGACATGACCAGATCTCTGGCCCACTACTTCATCTCCTCCTCACACAACACCTACCTCACCAGTGACCAGGTTACTGGCTACAGCAGCACGGAGGCTTATATCAG GGCTCTGAACCAAGGCTGTCGCTGTGTGGAGTTAGACTGTTGGGATGGGGACAAAGGGCAGCCGGTCATCTACCACGGTCACACACTCACCTCCAAAGTGCCCTTCACAGAAGTCATCGAGACCATCGCCGAGTACGCCTTCAAA GCGTCTCCGTACCCTCTAATCCTGTCCCTTGAGAACCACTGCAGTGTGGAGCAGCAGGCGGTCATGGCCCGACACCTGCGCTCCATCCTTGGGGACAAGCTGCTCACCAAGCCCCTCAATGAACAGCAGCTCCAGAGCTTGCCCTCACCAGAG GCGCTGAAAGGGAAGATCCTGGTGaaggggaagaaggagagagtggtGGAGCTGGAGAGCTCCTCCAGTTCTTCAGACCTCAGCTCCTCGGAGGAGTGTGAGTGTAGCCATGCAGAGAGCaaaaagaaggaggagaagaag CCGGGTGTCTCAAAGCTGAGTCCAGAGCTGTCAGACCTGGTGGTGTACACACGCAGTGTTCCCTTTAAAGGCTTTGACCAGGCAGCAAAGAAACCCCCTACAGAGATGTCCTCCTTCTCCGAGAGCGAAGCCCTCAAACACGTCAAAGAATCAG GGAAGCATTTTGTCCGTCACAACAGCCATCAGTTGAGCAGAATATATCCCTCAGGACAACGCCTGCAGTCCTCCAACTACGACCCCCAGGATATGTGGAACGGCGGTTGCCAGATTG TGGCGCTGAACTTCCAGACGGCAGGGGAAGAGATGGACTTGAACCGGGGGCGCTTTTTACCCAACGGCCTTTGCGGATACATCCTCAAGCCCTCCTTTCTGACCCGCCCTGACTGCAACTTCAACCCCGAGAACACGGGGGGAGGACCCGGACACGACCCCACCCTCCTCACCATACGG GTGATTTCGGCCCAGCAGCTTCCCAAGCCAGAGTGGGATAAACCCAGCTCCATCGTGGACCCTCAGGTGTGGGTGGAGACCCATGGCGTTCCCATCGACAACAACAAGAAGATGTCCCCCCGCGTTGACAACAATg GGTTTAACCCTCGGTGGGACTGTACCTTCAACTTCACTCTGCATGTCCCTGAGCTGGCTCTGGTGCGCTTCATGGTGGAGGACCACGACTTCACCTCCAGAAACGACTTCCTGGGACAGTTCACCCTGCCCTTCACCAGCCTccgcacag GTTACCGTCATGTCCACCTGCTGAAGGTCGATGGTTCCAGCCTGTCACCCACTTCTCTGTTCATCCATGTTAAGGTCACCCCCTGCCACAGTAGCCCCTCCAAGGCCTCAGCCAAATCTCCGTCCTCAACCAAGATCGTAGCCATATCACCAGCCATATCTCCAACCACGTCCCAAGCCAAATCGCCAGCCATATCTCCAACCACGTCCCAAGCCAAATCGCCAGCCAAGAAGCATTAA